A genomic region of Zea mays cultivar B73 chromosome 6, Zm-B73-REFERENCE-NAM-5.0, whole genome shotgun sequence contains the following coding sequences:
- the dzs18 gene encoding prolamin 18 kDa delta zein precursor: MAAKMFALFALLALCATATSATHIPGHLSPLLMPLATMNPWMQYCMKQQGVANLLAWPTLMLQQLLASPLQPCQMPMMMPGMMPPMTMMPMPNMMPSMMVPTMMSPITIASMMPPMMMPNMVSPMMMPSMMPSTMTPSMMPPIMMPSMIPPMMMPSMVSSMIMPNMMTVPQCYSDSISHIIQQQQLPFMFSPTAVAISPMFLQQPFVGAAF; encoded by the coding sequence ATGGCAGCCAAGATGTTTGCATTGTTTGCGCTCCTAGCTCTTTGTGCAACCGCCACTAGTGCTACCCATATCCCAGGGCACTTGTCACCACTACTGATGCCATTGGCTACCATGAACCCATGGATGCAGTACTGCATGAAGCAACAGGGGGTTGCCAACTTGCTAGCGTGGCCGACCCTGATGCTGCAGCAACTGTTGGCCTCACCGCTTCAGCCGTGCCAGATGCCAATGATGATGCCAGGTATGATGCCACCGATGACAATGATGCCGATGCCGAATATGATGCCATCGATGATGGTGCCGACTATGATGTCACCAATAACGATAGCTAGTATGATGCCACCGATGATGATGCCAAACATGGTTTCACCAATGATGATGCCGAGTATGATGCCTTCGACGATGACGCCGAGTATGATGCCACCGATAATGATGCCAAGTATGATACCACCGATGATGATGCCGAGCATGGTGTCATCAATGATAATGCCAAACATGATGACAGTGCCACAATGTTACTCTGATTCCATCTCGCACATTATACAACAACAACAATTACCATTCATGTTCAGCCCCACAGCCGTGGCGATCTCACCCATGTTTTTACAGCAGCCCTTTGTTGGTGCTGCATTCTAG